Proteins found in one Paralichthys olivaceus isolate ysfri-2021 chromosome 19, ASM2471397v2, whole genome shotgun sequence genomic segment:
- the LOC109641213 gene encoding uncharacterized protein isoform X3 produces the protein MHRLITDYRRDMPQIQPVSKFLVVLSGKTNNTHEDIVQMIQNSGHVKVQTPEDCDYCLLFCPITSRVETQVDSSLRLLTAEKPAILVVMYHTFNPDYVTPENHRLGVVDPRVRLTVSYLFHEQRLLRCNHNDIARFELRKYLGLPQESWSIPRYMRPLFWVCILAPVICYLAQRCYLAQRCCRALARWFMWPATIMMSSVRNLYNYIIGFHWL, from the exons ATGCATCGACTCATTACAGATTATCGAAG agACATGCCTCAGATACAGCCAG TGTCCAAGTTCCTTGTGGTCCTGTCTGGAAAAACCAACAACACCCATGAAGACATTGTACAGATGATTCAAAACTCTGGACACGTTAAGGTCCAGACTCCTGAAGACTGTGACTACTGTCTGCTCTTCTGTCCCATCACTTCACGAGTTGAAACCCAAGTGGATTCGTCCCTCAGACTCCTTACTG CAGAAAAACCAGCGATCCTGGTGGTGATGTATCACACCTTTAATCCAGACTACGTCACGCCCGAAAACCACAGGCTGGGGGTGGTGGACCCGCGCGTCCGCCTCACAGTGAGCTATCTGTTCCATGAGCAAAGACTGCTGAGGTGTAACCACAACGATATCGCACGGTTTGAGCTCCGGAAGTATCTTGGACTTCCACAG GAATCCTGGTCCATCCCCCGAT ACATGAGGCCCCTGTTTTGGGTTTGCATCCTGGCACCGGTGATTTGCTACCTGGCACAGCGTTGCTACCTGGCACAGCGTTGCTGCCGGGCACTGGCACGGTGGTTCATGTGGCCCGCAACGATCATGATGTCGTCCGTCAGGAATCTCTACAATTACATTATAGGATTTCACTGGTTGTAA
- the LOC109641212 gene encoding uncharacterized protein, which produces MENCRLQSGAEMLNESTSRDYQAISDMPQIQPGPVPVFWEKFVVVLSGKTNNTHEDIVQMIQNSGHVEVQTPEDCDYCLLFCPITSQVETQVDSSLRLLPADKPAILVVMYHTYNPDYVTPENHRLGVVDPRVRLTVSYLFHEQSLLRCNHNDIARFELQKYLGLQQESWSIHRYRENNHLRFWLSLLVFVVVVVNVRKQKANEGNLNLIKSLYQHYIVLKSESANVCVTNIEGFWAEEFYSTFV; this is translated from the exons ATGGAGAACTGCAGACTG cagaGTGGGGCAGAGATGTTGAACGAGTCCACGTCGAGAGATTATCAAGCCATATC agACATGCCTCAGATACAGCCAG GTCCGGTTCCAGTGTTCTGGGAAAAGTTCGTTGTGGTCCTGTCTGGAAAAACGAACAACACCCATGAAGACATTGTACAGATGATTCAAAACTCTGGACACGTTGAGGTCCAGACTCCTGAAGACTGTGACTACTGTCTGCTCTTCTGTCCCATCACTTCACAAGTTGAAACCCAAGTGGATTCGTCCCTCAGACTCCTTCCTG CAGATAAACCAGCGATCCTGGTGGTGATGTATCACACCTATAATCCAGACTACGTCACGCCCGAAAACCACAGGCTGGGGGTGGTGGACCCGCGCGTCCGCCTCACAGTGAGCTATCTGTTCCATGAGCAAAGTCTGCTGAGGTGTAACCACAACGATATCGCACGGTTTGAGCTCCAGAAGTATCTTGGACTTCAACAG GAATCGTGGTCCATCCACCGAT acCGGGAGAACAATCATCTCAGGTTCTGGCTCAGCCTgttggtttttgttgttgtggttg TGAACgtgagaaaacagaaagcaaATGAAGGAAACTTAAATCTAATTAAATCACTTTATCAACATTACATAGTCCTAAAATCAGAAAGTGCCAATGTATGTGTAACTAATATTGAAGGATTCTGGGCTGAAGAGTTTTACTCTACCTTTGTTTAG
- the LOC109641213 gene encoding uncharacterized protein isoform X2 — protein sequence MLNESTSRDYQAISDMPQIQPVSKFLVVLSGKTNNTHEDIVQMIQNSGHVKVQTPEDCDYCLLFCPITSRVETQVDSSLRLLTEKPAILVVMYHTFNPDYVTPENHRLGVVDPRVRLTVSYLFHEQRLLRCNHNDIARFELRKYLGLPQESWSIPRYMRPLFWVCILAPVICYLAQRCYLAQRCCRALARWFMWPATIMMSSVRNLYNYIIGFHWL from the exons ATGTTGAACGAGTCCACGTCGAGAGATTATCAAGCCATATC agACATGCCTCAGATACAGCCAG TGTCCAAGTTCCTTGTGGTCCTGTCTGGAAAAACCAACAACACCCATGAAGACATTGTACAGATGATTCAAAACTCTGGACACGTTAAGGTCCAGACTCCTGAAGACTGTGACTACTGTCTGCTCTTCTGTCCCATCACTTCACGAGTTGAAACCCAAGTGGATTCGTCCCTCAGACTCCTTACTG AAAAACCAGCGATCCTGGTGGTGATGTATCACACCTTTAATCCAGACTACGTCACGCCCGAAAACCACAGGCTGGGGGTGGTGGACCCGCGCGTCCGCCTCACAGTGAGCTATCTGTTCCATGAGCAAAGACTGCTGAGGTGTAACCACAACGATATCGCACGGTTTGAGCTCCGGAAGTATCTTGGACTTCCACAG GAATCCTGGTCCATCCCCCGAT ACATGAGGCCCCTGTTTTGGGTTTGCATCCTGGCACCGGTGATTTGCTACCTGGCACAGCGTTGCTACCTGGCACAGCGTTGCTGCCGGGCACTGGCACGGTGGTTCATGTGGCCCGCAACGATCATGATGTCGTCCGTCAGGAATCTCTACAATTACATTATAGGATTTCACTGGTTGTAA
- the LOC109641213 gene encoding uncharacterized protein isoform X5, protein MLNESTSRDYQAISDMPQIQPVSKFLVVLSGKTNNTHEDIVQMIQNSGHVKVQTPEDCDYCLLFCPITSRVETQVDSSLRLLTEKPAILVVMYHTFNPDYVTPENHRLGVVDPRVRLTVSYLFHEQRLLRCNHNDIARFELRKYLGLPQESWSIPRYRENNPLKFWLILLVFVVVVCLIILMLILLLK, encoded by the exons ATGTTGAACGAGTCCACGTCGAGAGATTATCAAGCCATATC agACATGCCTCAGATACAGCCAG TGTCCAAGTTCCTTGTGGTCCTGTCTGGAAAAACCAACAACACCCATGAAGACATTGTACAGATGATTCAAAACTCTGGACACGTTAAGGTCCAGACTCCTGAAGACTGTGACTACTGTCTGCTCTTCTGTCCCATCACTTCACGAGTTGAAACCCAAGTGGATTCGTCCCTCAGACTCCTTACTG AAAAACCAGCGATCCTGGTGGTGATGTATCACACCTTTAATCCAGACTACGTCACGCCCGAAAACCACAGGCTGGGGGTGGTGGACCCGCGCGTCCGCCTCACAGTGAGCTATCTGTTCCATGAGCAAAGACTGCTGAGGTGTAACCACAACGATATCGCACGGTTTGAGCTCCGGAAGTATCTTGGACTTCCACAG GAATCCTGGTCCATCCCCCGAT acCGGGAGAACAATCCCCTCAAGTTCTGGCTCATCCTgttggtttttgttgttgtggtttgtcTGATTATTCTGATGCTCATTTTGCTCCTGAAATAA
- the LOC109641213 gene encoding uncharacterized protein isoform X1, with protein sequence MLNESTSRDYQAISDMPQIQPVSKFLVVLSGKTNNTHEDIVQMIQNSGHVKVQTPEDCDYCLLFCPITSRVETQVDSSLRLLTAEKPAILVVMYHTFNPDYVTPENHRLGVVDPRVRLTVSYLFHEQRLLRCNHNDIARFELRKYLGLPQESWSIPRYMRPLFWVCILAPVICYLAQRCYLAQRCCRALARWFMWPATIMMSSVRNLYNYIIGFHWL encoded by the exons ATGTTGAACGAGTCCACGTCGAGAGATTATCAAGCCATATC agACATGCCTCAGATACAGCCAG TGTCCAAGTTCCTTGTGGTCCTGTCTGGAAAAACCAACAACACCCATGAAGACATTGTACAGATGATTCAAAACTCTGGACACGTTAAGGTCCAGACTCCTGAAGACTGTGACTACTGTCTGCTCTTCTGTCCCATCACTTCACGAGTTGAAACCCAAGTGGATTCGTCCCTCAGACTCCTTACTG CAGAAAAACCAGCGATCCTGGTGGTGATGTATCACACCTTTAATCCAGACTACGTCACGCCCGAAAACCACAGGCTGGGGGTGGTGGACCCGCGCGTCCGCCTCACAGTGAGCTATCTGTTCCATGAGCAAAGACTGCTGAGGTGTAACCACAACGATATCGCACGGTTTGAGCTCCGGAAGTATCTTGGACTTCCACAG GAATCCTGGTCCATCCCCCGAT ACATGAGGCCCCTGTTTTGGGTTTGCATCCTGGCACCGGTGATTTGCTACCTGGCACAGCGTTGCTACCTGGCACAGCGTTGCTGCCGGGCACTGGCACGGTGGTTCATGTGGCCCGCAACGATCATGATGTCGTCCGTCAGGAATCTCTACAATTACATTATAGGATTTCACTGGTTGTAA
- the znf512 gene encoding zinc finger protein 512B isoform X1 gives MDPAHVGGDMSPLYVPRKRKSAQSHLKSGSLCPVVQRMPERDCESDAVGCTKNDESQAHGSLKMKRTYGRKRYEDLQSVSMGTVDYPTPSCSVMSSGDLANGVGPGSMAPPTARLPPRLVAKEAWPQGPEAGRDQPHPQDQSWDSRERGPNAWAPGRDRPHEQVWNSGRERAGHLCPDQTWMSGRDRAHGGQEQAWMTGQDRGPEQGWAAGRDRGQDQAWNAGRDPGREQASSGPEPAWGSGRNQDQVWNNTSRDRGHVWRPELNMKKVQRAEMEQPPESRDACSETSGEASTAPSSEDHKPPAVSSKKEPPTYAPGSQEERWQLQIVAKGRVTCPKCKSVSRKTVEGLKKHMENCRLQPFTCQHCGKQLKSSTGMKYHIMADHSHLPSAEEAKDLDDRAIKDKLRKILKRLGKLKCSKEGCTAAFTSIMGYVYHMKKCGKEESELEKLLLNCSHCGKTYKSKAGLEYHLKSEHTPTPEKTEEDEALKAQREANPERTPSGRVQRASAQVANFHLAEIANNDLPKDWPKRKFQSDLVPDDKKLKYARPGLPAFSQEVLRKWKNEVKLQRKVHCPNQGCGCTYTSVSGLKAHLGLCTRGDFEAGKYRCLICNKEFNSESGVKYHINSVHSQDWFVTNKKASKTFEKFLKNQHKELIHNVDKQIVDQYHQHHLQHHPHLHCPHHHHHHHHQQQQQPHHHLQLQPMQHPLQPLHHLQHQTQLLHPEHQNLPPQADAQLQQPILQYTPLEPPAEPLWVDMDRSGAVHGSEQAPLQMELADGDKPGEDSREMVEGREGGGERGKADGKRKDCFAFGGGGGSGVSSSSSETEVERQDRQRQVEQWNLKGLGTMEPHPEAGKQQRST, from the exons ATGGACCCTGCCCATGTCGGAGGGGATATGTCACCTCTGTATGTGCcaagaaaaagaaagtcagCCCAGTCACACCTTAAAAGTGGATCTCTATGTCCAg TTGTTCAGCGAATGCCAGAACGAGACTGTGAATCAGATGCAGTTGGATGCACTAAG AATGACGAGTCTCAAGCCCACGGCTCTCTGAAGATGAAACGGACGTACGGTAGAAAAAG GTACGAGGACCTCCAGAGTGTTTCCATGGGAACAGTAGATTACCCAACCCCCAGCTgctcagtgatgtcatcaggtgaCCTGGCCAATGGGGTGGGCCCCGGCTCCATGGCTCCACCCACAGCGAGGCTCCCTCCGAGACTGGTTGCGAAGGAGGCGTGGCCTCAAGGCCCCGAAGCAGGCAGGGATCAGCCCCATCCTCAGGACCAGAGCTGGGACTCCAGGGAAAGAGGCCCCAACGCCTGGGCCCCGGGTCGAGACCGACCCCACGAGCAGGTGTGGAACTCCGGCAGAGAGCGAGCGGGACACTTGTGTCCAGATCAGAcatggatgtcaggcagggacAGAGCTCATGGGGGACAGGAGCAGGCCTGGATGACGGGTCAGGACAGGGGACCTGAGCAGGGCTGGGCAGCCGGCAGAGACCGAGGCCAGGATCAGGCCTGGAACGCCGGCAGGGATCCAGGAAGAGAGCAGGCCTCCTCGGGGCCGGAGCCGGCGTGGGGATCGGGCCGAAACCAAGACCAAGTCTGGAACAACacgagcagagacagaggacacgTCTGGAGACCAG agcTGAACATGAAGAAGGTGCAGAGAGCAGAGATGGAGCAGCCACCAGAGAGCAGAGACGCCT GTTCAGAAACCAGCGGTGAAGCCTCGACGGCTCCGTCCAGTGAGGATCACAAACCTCCAGCTGTCTCCTCTAAGAAGGAGCCTCCTACCTACGCTCCAg GAAGTCAAGAGGAGCGCTGGCAGCTCCAGATCGTGGCCAAAGGCAGAGTCACCTGTCCCAAATGTAAGAGTGTGAGCAGGAAGacggtggaggggctgaagaaGCACATGGAGAACTGCAGACTG CAACCATTCACCTGTCAACACTGTGGGAAACAGCTGAAGTCTTCCACAGGGATGAAGTATCACATCATGGCCGACCACAGCCACCTG CCTTCAGCAGAAGAAGCCAAGGACCTGGACGATCGGGCCATAAAAGACAAACTGCGTAAAATCCTGAAGAGACTGGGCAAATTAAAATGCTCCAAAGAg gGCTGTACTGCTGCTTTCACCAGTATCATGGGCTACGTCTACCACATGAAGAAGTGTGGGAAGGAGGAGTCCGAGCTGGAGAAGCTGTTGCTGAACTGTTCTCACTGTGGGAAAACATACAAATCCAAGGCTGGTCTGGAATACCACCTTAAATCAGAGCACACTCCA ACGCCCGAAAAGACTGAGGAAGACGAGGCTCTGAAGGCCCAGAGGGAGGCCAACCCGGAGAGGACGCCGAGCGGCCGGGTGCAGCGGGCCTCGGCACAGGTGGCCAACTTCCACTTGGCTGAAATCGCCAACAACGACTTGCCCAAAGACTGGCCCAAGAGGAAGTTTCAGTCCGACCTGGTGCCCGACGACAAAAAG TTAAAATACGCTCGACCAGGCCTCCCTGCCTTCAGCCAGGAGGTGCTGAGGAAGTGGAAGAAcgaggtgaagctgcagaggaaagtCCACTGTCCCAACCAG GGTTGTGGCTGCACCTACACCAGTGTGTCTGGGCTGAAGGCTCATCTGGGCCTCTGCACCAGG GGCGATTTCGAAGCTGGAAAATACAGATGTCTTATCTGCAATAAAGAGTTTAACTCTGAGAGTGGAGTGAAATATCACATCAACTCTGTGCATTCACAG GACTGGTTTGTGACGAACAAGAAGGCTTCCAAAACGTTTGAGAAGTTCCTGAAAAACCAGCACAAGGAGTTAATCCATAACGTGGACAAGCAGATTGTGGATCAGTATCACCAACACCACCTCCAGCATCACCCGCACCTCCACTGcccccatcaccatcatcaccatcaccatcagcagcagcagcagccgcatcatcatctccagctccagcccATGCAGCACCCTCTGCAGCCGCTGCATCACCTCCAGCACCAAACCCAGCTCCTCCATCCAGAGCACCAGAACCTCCCTCCGCAGGCGGACGCCCAGCTCCAGCAGCCGATCCTGCAGTACACCCCTCTGGAGCCTCCTGCGGAACCGCTGTGGGTGGACATGGACCGGAGTGGAGCGGTGCACGGGTCGGAGCAGGCCCCGCTCCAGATGGAGCTGGCTGACGGTGACAAACCTGGAGAGGACAGCAGGGAGATGGTGGAGggtagagagggaggaggggagagggggaagGCTGACGGGAAGCGGAAGGATTGCTTTGCGTTCGGCGGAGGTGGAGGCAGTGGCGTCAGCAGCTCGTCCAGCGAAACGGAGGTGGAGCGGCAGGACAGGCAAAGACAGGTGGAGCAGTGGAACCTGAAAGGACTGGGCACCATGGAGCCGCACCCTGAGGCCGGGAAGCAGCAACGGAGCACTTAA
- the LOC109641213 gene encoding uncharacterized protein isoform X6: MHRLITDYRRDMPQIQPVSKFLVVLSGKTNNTHEDIVQMIQNSGHVKVQTPEDCDYCLLFCPITSRVETQVDSSLRLLTAEKPAILVVMYHTFNPDYVTPENHRLGVVDPRVRLTVSYLFHEQRLLRCNHNDIARFELRKYLGLPQESWSIPRYRENNPLKFWLILLVFVVVVCLIILMLILLLK; encoded by the exons ATGCATCGACTCATTACAGATTATCGAAG agACATGCCTCAGATACAGCCAG TGTCCAAGTTCCTTGTGGTCCTGTCTGGAAAAACCAACAACACCCATGAAGACATTGTACAGATGATTCAAAACTCTGGACACGTTAAGGTCCAGACTCCTGAAGACTGTGACTACTGTCTGCTCTTCTGTCCCATCACTTCACGAGTTGAAACCCAAGTGGATTCGTCCCTCAGACTCCTTACTG CAGAAAAACCAGCGATCCTGGTGGTGATGTATCACACCTTTAATCCAGACTACGTCACGCCCGAAAACCACAGGCTGGGGGTGGTGGACCCGCGCGTCCGCCTCACAGTGAGCTATCTGTTCCATGAGCAAAGACTGCTGAGGTGTAACCACAACGATATCGCACGGTTTGAGCTCCGGAAGTATCTTGGACTTCCACAG GAATCCTGGTCCATCCCCCGAT acCGGGAGAACAATCCCCTCAAGTTCTGGCTCATCCTgttggtttttgttgttgtggtttgtcTGATTATTCTGATGCTCATTTTGCTCCTGAAATAA
- the znf512 gene encoding zinc finger protein 512 isoform X2 has translation MDPAHVGGDMSPLYVPRKRKSAQSHLKSGSLCPVVQRMPERDCESDAVGCTKNDESQAHGSLKMKRTYGRKRYEDLQSVSMGTVDYPTPSCSVMSSGSETSGEASTAPSSEDHKPPAVSSKKEPPTYAPGSQEERWQLQIVAKGRVTCPKCKSVSRKTVEGLKKHMENCRLQPFTCQHCGKQLKSSTGMKYHIMADHSHLPSAEEAKDLDDRAIKDKLRKILKRLGKLKCSKEGCTAAFTSIMGYVYHMKKCGKEESELEKLLLNCSHCGKTYKSKAGLEYHLKSEHTPTPEKTEEDEALKAQREANPERTPSGRVQRASAQVANFHLAEIANNDLPKDWPKRKFQSDLVPDDKKLKYARPGLPAFSQEVLRKWKNEVKLQRKVHCPNQGCGCTYTSVSGLKAHLGLCTRGDFEAGKYRCLICNKEFNSESGVKYHINSVHSQDWFVTNKKASKTFEKFLKNQHKELIHNVDKQIVDQYHQHHLQHHPHLHCPHHHHHHHHQQQQQPHHHLQLQPMQHPLQPLHHLQHQTQLLHPEHQNLPPQADAQLQQPILQYTPLEPPAEPLWVDMDRSGAVHGSEQAPLQMELADGDKPGEDSREMVEGREGGGERGKADGKRKDCFAFGGGGGSGVSSSSSETEVERQDRQRQVEQWNLKGLGTMEPHPEAGKQQRST, from the exons ATGGACCCTGCCCATGTCGGAGGGGATATGTCACCTCTGTATGTGCcaagaaaaagaaagtcagCCCAGTCACACCTTAAAAGTGGATCTCTATGTCCAg TTGTTCAGCGAATGCCAGAACGAGACTGTGAATCAGATGCAGTTGGATGCACTAAG AATGACGAGTCTCAAGCCCACGGCTCTCTGAAGATGAAACGGACGTACGGTAGAAAAAG GTACGAGGACCTCCAGAGTGTTTCCATGGGAACAGTAGATTACCCAACCCCCAGCTgctcagtgatgtcatcag GTTCAGAAACCAGCGGTGAAGCCTCGACGGCTCCGTCCAGTGAGGATCACAAACCTCCAGCTGTCTCCTCTAAGAAGGAGCCTCCTACCTACGCTCCAg GAAGTCAAGAGGAGCGCTGGCAGCTCCAGATCGTGGCCAAAGGCAGAGTCACCTGTCCCAAATGTAAGAGTGTGAGCAGGAAGacggtggaggggctgaagaaGCACATGGAGAACTGCAGACTG CAACCATTCACCTGTCAACACTGTGGGAAACAGCTGAAGTCTTCCACAGGGATGAAGTATCACATCATGGCCGACCACAGCCACCTG CCTTCAGCAGAAGAAGCCAAGGACCTGGACGATCGGGCCATAAAAGACAAACTGCGTAAAATCCTGAAGAGACTGGGCAAATTAAAATGCTCCAAAGAg gGCTGTACTGCTGCTTTCACCAGTATCATGGGCTACGTCTACCACATGAAGAAGTGTGGGAAGGAGGAGTCCGAGCTGGAGAAGCTGTTGCTGAACTGTTCTCACTGTGGGAAAACATACAAATCCAAGGCTGGTCTGGAATACCACCTTAAATCAGAGCACACTCCA ACGCCCGAAAAGACTGAGGAAGACGAGGCTCTGAAGGCCCAGAGGGAGGCCAACCCGGAGAGGACGCCGAGCGGCCGGGTGCAGCGGGCCTCGGCACAGGTGGCCAACTTCCACTTGGCTGAAATCGCCAACAACGACTTGCCCAAAGACTGGCCCAAGAGGAAGTTTCAGTCCGACCTGGTGCCCGACGACAAAAAG TTAAAATACGCTCGACCAGGCCTCCCTGCCTTCAGCCAGGAGGTGCTGAGGAAGTGGAAGAAcgaggtgaagctgcagaggaaagtCCACTGTCCCAACCAG GGTTGTGGCTGCACCTACACCAGTGTGTCTGGGCTGAAGGCTCATCTGGGCCTCTGCACCAGG GGCGATTTCGAAGCTGGAAAATACAGATGTCTTATCTGCAATAAAGAGTTTAACTCTGAGAGTGGAGTGAAATATCACATCAACTCTGTGCATTCACAG GACTGGTTTGTGACGAACAAGAAGGCTTCCAAAACGTTTGAGAAGTTCCTGAAAAACCAGCACAAGGAGTTAATCCATAACGTGGACAAGCAGATTGTGGATCAGTATCACCAACACCACCTCCAGCATCACCCGCACCTCCACTGcccccatcaccatcatcaccatcaccatcagcagcagcagcagccgcatcatcatctccagctccagcccATGCAGCACCCTCTGCAGCCGCTGCATCACCTCCAGCACCAAACCCAGCTCCTCCATCCAGAGCACCAGAACCTCCCTCCGCAGGCGGACGCCCAGCTCCAGCAGCCGATCCTGCAGTACACCCCTCTGGAGCCTCCTGCGGAACCGCTGTGGGTGGACATGGACCGGAGTGGAGCGGTGCACGGGTCGGAGCAGGCCCCGCTCCAGATGGAGCTGGCTGACGGTGACAAACCTGGAGAGGACAGCAGGGAGATGGTGGAGggtagagagggaggaggggagagggggaagGCTGACGGGAAGCGGAAGGATTGCTTTGCGTTCGGCGGAGGTGGAGGCAGTGGCGTCAGCAGCTCGTCCAGCGAAACGGAGGTGGAGCGGCAGGACAGGCAAAGACAGGTGGAGCAGTGGAACCTGAAAGGACTGGGCACCATGGAGCCGCACCCTGAGGCCGGGAAGCAGCAACGGAGCACTTAA
- the LOC109641213 gene encoding uncharacterized protein isoform X4, translated as MLNESTSRDYQAISDMPQIQPVSKFLVVLSGKTNNTHEDIVQMIQNSGHVKVQTPEDCDYCLLFCPITSRVETQVDSSLRLLTAEKPAILVVMYHTFNPDYVTPENHRLGVVDPRVRLTVSYLFHEQRLLRCNHNDIARFELRKYLGLPQESWSIPRYRENNPLKFWLILLVFVVVVCLIILMLILLLK; from the exons ATGTTGAACGAGTCCACGTCGAGAGATTATCAAGCCATATC agACATGCCTCAGATACAGCCAG TGTCCAAGTTCCTTGTGGTCCTGTCTGGAAAAACCAACAACACCCATGAAGACATTGTACAGATGATTCAAAACTCTGGACACGTTAAGGTCCAGACTCCTGAAGACTGTGACTACTGTCTGCTCTTCTGTCCCATCACTTCACGAGTTGAAACCCAAGTGGATTCGTCCCTCAGACTCCTTACTG CAGAAAAACCAGCGATCCTGGTGGTGATGTATCACACCTTTAATCCAGACTACGTCACGCCCGAAAACCACAGGCTGGGGGTGGTGGACCCGCGCGTCCGCCTCACAGTGAGCTATCTGTTCCATGAGCAAAGACTGCTGAGGTGTAACCACAACGATATCGCACGGTTTGAGCTCCGGAAGTATCTTGGACTTCCACAG GAATCCTGGTCCATCCCCCGAT acCGGGAGAACAATCCCCTCAAGTTCTGGCTCATCCTgttggtttttgttgttgtggtttgtcTGATTATTCTGATGCTCATTTTGCTCCTGAAATAA